Proteins encoded together in one Mycobacterium simiae window:
- a CDS encoding class I adenylate-forming enzyme family protein codes for MPFPTILPTIPALVRFCAARFGDRPFLIADGRRLSYADLDRRSAALAVALLGQGIGKGDHVGILMHNSVDWALAWFATTRIGAVAVPLNTFYKASELAWTARHADLNAILAWPRFRNHDLLTRLEDALPGLAGQDRPGRIMVRKAPFLRTVAVWGPSDRAWTTRVHADGALPAADTDFLVDVESCVTPADEVMIIYTSGSTGDPKGPVHTHGTLVRHTYNLTYMYCVTHDDVMFTAMPFFWVGGLITGLHAVIHHGATLVTQPTFDAAEALELMERHRVTIALGWPQQGKILAEHPDFSARDLSAVRRTSMPAMVPLHRQPTGSSGLGMTELCGNHLGVDPYLVQPAERSETGGLPIDGLHHLLVDPDTGQPTPIGSPGEIWVRGYSLMQRLHKCEREDVFTPDGYYRTGDCGIEYEDGWIKFTGRLGDLIKTGGGTNVTPSEVELALADCDGVLEAYVVGAESAEHGTVVAAAVVPRGESALDAESLQVQLRDRLSAYKVPKYIWVTTKRDLPFTATGKVKKSELAQQLSGRLRSTRG; via the coding sequence ATGCCCTTTCCGACGATCCTGCCCACGATCCCTGCACTGGTGAGGTTTTGCGCGGCGCGTTTCGGCGACAGGCCGTTCCTCATCGCCGACGGGCGGAGACTGTCCTACGCCGATCTCGACCGGCGCTCAGCCGCCCTGGCCGTCGCCCTGTTGGGTCAGGGCATCGGCAAGGGTGACCACGTCGGAATCCTGATGCACAACAGCGTCGACTGGGCACTGGCGTGGTTTGCCACCACACGCATCGGTGCGGTCGCTGTTCCGCTCAACACCTTCTACAAGGCCTCCGAATTGGCTTGGACCGCCCGCCATGCGGACCTGAACGCGATCTTGGCGTGGCCGCGGTTCCGCAATCACGATTTGTTGACACGACTGGAAGATGCACTGCCGGGGCTCGCCGGTCAGGACCGGCCAGGCCGCATCATGGTCCGCAAGGCCCCCTTCCTGCGGACCGTCGCGGTGTGGGGACCGTCCGATCGCGCCTGGACGACGCGGGTCCACGCCGACGGCGCGCTGCCGGCCGCCGACACGGACTTTCTCGTCGACGTGGAATCGTGTGTGACCCCGGCCGACGAGGTGATGATCATCTACACCTCGGGCAGTACCGGTGACCCGAAAGGGCCTGTGCACACCCATGGCACGCTGGTCCGCCACACCTACAACCTCACGTACATGTACTGCGTCACCCACGACGACGTGATGTTCACCGCCATGCCCTTCTTCTGGGTGGGCGGGCTGATCACCGGATTGCACGCGGTGATCCATCACGGCGCAACCTTGGTCACTCAGCCGACGTTCGACGCGGCGGAAGCATTGGAACTCATGGAACGCCACCGCGTCACCATCGCGCTGGGTTGGCCGCAGCAGGGCAAGATACTGGCCGAACATCCAGATTTCTCGGCACGAGATCTGAGTGCGGTGCGGCGCACCAGTATGCCGGCGATGGTGCCACTCCATCGTCAGCCCACGGGCTCCAGTGGCCTGGGAATGACCGAGCTGTGCGGCAATCATCTCGGCGTCGACCCGTATCTGGTGCAGCCGGCCGAACGCTCCGAAACCGGCGGCCTACCGATAGACGGGCTGCACCATCTGCTTGTCGACCCCGATACCGGACAGCCGACGCCTATCGGCTCGCCGGGCGAAATCTGGGTGCGTGGGTACTCGTTGATGCAGCGGCTGCACAAGTGCGAGCGCGAGGACGTGTTCACGCCGGACGGTTACTACCGAACGGGCGACTGCGGCATCGAGTACGAGGACGGTTGGATCAAGTTCACCGGCCGGTTGGGCGACCTGATCAAGACCGGTGGGGGCACCAACGTCACACCCAGCGAAGTCGAACTGGCACTGGCCGACTGCGACGGTGTGCTCGAGGCATATGTGGTCGGAGCGGAGAGCGCTGAGCACGGAACGGTGGTCGCAGCGGCGGTGGTGCCGCGCGGGGAATCCGCACTCGACGCCGAGTCTTTGCAGGTTCAACTGCGCGACCGGCTGTCGGCGTACAAGGTCCCCAAGTACATCTGGGTCACCACCAAGCGAGACCTTCCGTTCACCGCGACCGGCAAGGTCAAGAAGTCGGAGCTGGCGCAGCAACTCAGCGGACGGTTGCGCTCGACTAGGGGCTAA
- a CDS encoding CaiB/BaiF CoA transferase family protein, whose amino-acid sequence MEAVISVDKVLSGVRVLEVAAWTFVPSAGAVLAEWGAEVIKVEPREGGDPQRGLVTMGIVDEGGGAVNYMIEIPNRGKKSIGVDLSTAGGQDVIRKLAATCDVFLTSYLPGRRKKLGIDVDDIRAANPSIVYVRGSGHGPKGPDADKPGYDGVSYWARGGIATMLTEDGDELVRSRPAFGDLLGGMTIAGGIAAALYKKVTTGQGSVVDVSLLGLAAWNLSPDVAVSQIHGGSAIPKYGHADAPNPLVGTYRTKDNRYVQLMMLQLDKFFPEAMHAIGLPQLIDDERFADPAARFANRTELIALMDNAFAQRTLAEWRAALADLAGAWGVVQTPAELCQDPAVTANGYVAKTATMSGAPYSLPANPVQFDEKAVTPSGAPEHGQHTEEVLMEAGLDWDTIEAYKEAGAIL is encoded by the coding sequence ATGGAGGCCGTCATTTCCGTCGACAAAGTACTCAGCGGTGTGCGCGTGCTGGAGGTAGCCGCGTGGACCTTCGTACCCTCGGCCGGCGCCGTGCTGGCGGAATGGGGTGCCGAGGTCATCAAGGTCGAGCCGCGTGAGGGCGGGGATCCGCAGCGTGGCCTCGTGACGATGGGCATCGTGGACGAAGGTGGTGGCGCGGTCAACTACATGATCGAAATTCCGAATCGTGGGAAGAAGTCGATCGGCGTCGACCTGAGCACTGCCGGCGGTCAAGACGTTATCCGTAAGCTCGCGGCCACCTGCGACGTGTTCCTCACCAGCTATCTGCCGGGCCGTCGCAAGAAGTTGGGCATCGACGTCGACGACATCCGGGCCGCCAATCCCAGCATCGTTTACGTGCGGGGGTCGGGCCACGGGCCCAAGGGGCCCGATGCCGACAAGCCTGGTTACGACGGCGTCTCTTACTGGGCGCGCGGCGGGATCGCCACCATGCTCACCGAGGACGGTGACGAGCTGGTGCGATCGAGGCCCGCCTTCGGAGATCTCCTCGGCGGCATGACAATCGCGGGCGGGATTGCGGCCGCGTTGTACAAGAAGGTCACCACCGGCCAGGGGTCGGTCGTGGACGTCTCCCTGCTGGGACTGGCGGCCTGGAACCTCAGCCCCGACGTCGCCGTGAGCCAGATCCACGGCGGCAGCGCCATTCCGAAGTACGGCCATGCCGACGCGCCCAATCCGTTGGTGGGAACCTACCGCACCAAAGACAACCGATACGTCCAGCTGATGATGCTCCAACTCGACAAGTTCTTCCCGGAGGCCATGCACGCCATTGGCCTCCCACAATTGATCGACGACGAGAGATTTGCCGATCCCGCAGCCCGATTCGCCAACCGCACCGAGCTCATCGCTCTCATGGACAATGCTTTCGCCCAGCGCACGCTCGCCGAATGGCGTGCCGCGCTCGCAGACCTCGCCGGCGCCTGGGGCGTGGTGCAGACGCCGGCGGAACTGTGCCAGGACCCGGCGGTGACCGCGAACGGCTATGTCGCGAAGACCGCGACGATGAGCGGAGCGCCGTACTCGTTGCCGGCCAATCCGGTCCAATTTGACGAAAAGGCCGTTACCCCTTCGGGGGCGCCCGAGCACGGCCAGCACACCGAAGAGGTGCTGATGGAAGCGGGCCTGGACTGGGACACCATCGAAGCCTACAAAGAAGCCGGAGCGATTCTGTGA
- a CDS encoding cytochrome P450 — MTPTTPSEVSEGHVEFDPFSDDFFNGAYDTYRRLRDSAPVYYNSKWDFWALTRYDDVASATKDHETYSSAKGATLDMVQAHDDAIPVPNVIISMDPPEHQKMRRLVSNVFTPRAIAALEDMVREKVYERVDALDPSSFDVVADFSALFPNEVITTMLGVPKQDRDQIRIWLDLLLERHPGGIATTAAGREASMKTGLYYYDLVQQRRAEPRDDMISRLIETEVERDGQVEKLTDVDITGFATMLGGAGAETVTKLVGNAMVAFADFPDQWQKLQKDRSKVPAAIEELLRYEAPSQYQVRTATRDVTLHGSTIPAGSAVLLVTGSATRDERMFPDPDRLDIDRERKMGFNLAFGYGVHSCLGAALARMESRIALEALLDLLPDYEVDRGGLRRVAMANVCGWSNVPVRRRQRA; from the coding sequence GTGACCCCAACTACGCCATCGGAGGTCTCAGAAGGCCATGTCGAATTCGACCCTTTCTCAGACGATTTCTTCAACGGGGCGTACGACACCTACCGACGCCTGCGCGACAGTGCGCCCGTCTACTACAACTCAAAGTGGGATTTCTGGGCATTGACCCGCTACGACGACGTGGCGTCCGCGACCAAGGACCACGAAACCTATTCGTCGGCAAAGGGTGCGACGCTGGATATGGTTCAGGCGCACGACGACGCGATACCAGTGCCCAACGTGATCATCTCGATGGATCCACCCGAGCACCAGAAGATGCGCAGGCTGGTGAGCAACGTGTTCACGCCGCGCGCCATCGCGGCGTTGGAAGACATGGTGCGCGAGAAAGTCTACGAACGAGTCGACGCGCTCGACCCGTCGTCGTTCGACGTGGTGGCCGATTTCTCGGCGCTGTTCCCGAATGAGGTCATCACCACCATGCTCGGAGTGCCCAAGCAGGATCGCGACCAGATCCGCATTTGGCTGGATCTGCTCCTTGAACGCCACCCGGGTGGGATTGCCACCACTGCCGCAGGCCGGGAAGCGTCGATGAAAACCGGGCTCTACTATTACGACCTCGTACAGCAGCGCCGCGCCGAACCTCGTGACGACATGATCAGCCGGCTCATCGAGACCGAGGTCGAGCGTGATGGACAGGTGGAGAAGCTCACCGATGTCGATATCACCGGATTCGCGACCATGCTTGGGGGAGCGGGCGCCGAGACGGTGACGAAACTCGTCGGCAACGCCATGGTTGCCTTCGCCGACTTTCCGGATCAGTGGCAGAAGTTGCAGAAGGATCGCAGTAAGGTGCCCGCCGCCATCGAAGAATTGCTGCGCTATGAGGCGCCCTCGCAGTACCAGGTCCGCACCGCCACCCGTGATGTGACCTTGCACGGCAGCACCATTCCCGCAGGCAGCGCCGTCCTGCTCGTCACGGGCTCGGCGACCCGCGACGAACGGATGTTTCCCGATCCCGACCGGCTGGACATCGACCGGGAGCGCAAAATGGGCTTCAACCTCGCGTTCGGCTATGGCGTGCACAGTTGTTTGGGGGCAGCGCTGGCGAGGATGGAGAGCCGTATCGCGCTCGAGGCGCTGCTCGATCTCCTTCCTGACTATGAAGTCGACCGCGGCGGACTGCGAAGGGTGGCGATGGCCAATGTTTGTGGGTGGTCCAATGTGCCCGTGCGCAGGAGGCAAAGAGCATGA
- a CDS encoding dihydrodipicolinate reductase — MAAEKSRRYRVVHVGTGLTGKEALRAIIDDPALELVGVKVSTPEKAGVDAGRLCGRADVGISATDDLDTVLALTPDCVTYCATAVRRENDAIADIVTYLEAGINVVTISTIPLVYPPAAPPRWRAAVEAAAAKGNSTFYATGAEPGFVSLNIPTALLAGAGTVESYRMDEYATDLDRSYPIWDVLHESMGFGKPDGHVPARIASGKVNQDWETVVRYIADILGLELDGVELDWETLLAPTDLQTTLGTIAEGTICAHRWRLAGVIDGRPVVAVQYFATVSSTPWPQRWPRPSRENQGGMVIRVEGHPSMCLELYFEQSPSDRVNPGVAVTALAAVNSVPEVVDAAPGVLGYPLAGPAVVSRQSRTRPIQ; from the coding sequence AGCAATCATCGATGATCCGGCACTGGAGCTCGTCGGAGTCAAAGTGTCGACGCCCGAAAAGGCCGGAGTCGACGCGGGTCGCCTGTGTGGCCGAGCGGATGTCGGTATATCGGCAACCGACGATCTCGACACAGTGCTGGCTCTCACGCCGGACTGTGTTACCTACTGTGCCACCGCCGTCCGGCGCGAGAACGACGCAATTGCCGACATTGTCACCTACCTCGAGGCGGGCATCAACGTGGTGACGATCTCGACGATCCCGCTGGTCTACCCGCCCGCCGCGCCGCCGCGGTGGCGCGCGGCCGTCGAAGCCGCGGCGGCGAAAGGTAATTCGACGTTCTATGCCACCGGCGCCGAGCCGGGCTTCGTGAGTCTCAACATCCCCACCGCCCTGCTTGCCGGCGCCGGAACCGTCGAATCGTATCGGATGGACGAATACGCAACCGACCTGGACAGGTCCTATCCCATCTGGGACGTCCTACACGAATCCATGGGATTTGGAAAGCCAGACGGGCACGTGCCCGCGCGAATCGCGTCGGGGAAAGTCAACCAGGATTGGGAGACCGTGGTGCGTTACATCGCCGACATCCTCGGTCTGGAACTCGACGGAGTCGAATTGGACTGGGAAACATTGCTCGCACCAACGGATCTGCAGACCACTCTCGGCACGATTGCCGAAGGAACGATTTGCGCGCACCGCTGGCGGCTCGCCGGCGTCATCGATGGCCGGCCCGTCGTCGCGGTGCAGTATTTCGCGACGGTGAGTTCCACACCCTGGCCGCAGCGATGGCCGAGGCCGTCCCGGGAGAACCAAGGTGGCATGGTCATCCGAGTCGAGGGACACCCCAGTATGTGTTTGGAGCTGTACTTCGAGCAATCGCCCTCGGATCGGGTCAATCCCGGTGTCGCGGTGACAGCGCTGGCCGCGGTGAACTCCGTACCGGAGGTCGTCGACGCGGCACCTGGTGTGCTCGGCTATCCCTTGGCGGGTCCAGCAGTGGTGAGCCGGCAATCACGAACGCGCCCTATCCAGTGA
- a CDS encoding nuclear transport factor 2 family protein, translating into MDRVESSLAISQLPGKYAMALDARDLDALVALFVDDVDAGAEGRGRDALKRWYDRVLRRFYRSIHLICGHQFDFVDADHATGAIYCRAEHEDGDGWYVITMRYDDVYERRAGQWCFVKRREHPWYSVDVTERPGPEFMRWPNDVRLRAAMPQRMPTWRAFWADGDPALPERLSARP; encoded by the coding sequence TTGGACCGCGTTGAGTCGAGCCTCGCAATCAGTCAGTTGCCCGGCAAGTATGCGATGGCCCTCGATGCCCGTGATCTCGACGCGTTGGTGGCGTTGTTCGTTGACGATGTCGACGCGGGCGCCGAGGGGCGCGGCAGGGACGCGTTGAAGCGCTGGTATGACCGCGTGCTCCGACGGTTCTACCGCAGCATCCACCTGATCTGCGGTCACCAGTTCGACTTCGTCGACGCCGATCATGCGACCGGGGCGATTTACTGCCGCGCCGAACACGAGGACGGCGACGGATGGTATGTGATCACGATGCGCTACGACGACGTCTACGAGCGCCGCGCCGGCCAGTGGTGTTTCGTGAAGCGGCGGGAGCATCCCTGGTACTCCGTCGATGTGACGGAGCGCCCGGGGCCCGAGTTCATGCGCTGGCCGAATGACGTTCGGTTGCGCGCGGCCATGCCCCAACGGATGCCGACCTGGCGGGCCTTTTGGGCGGACGGCGACCCGGCCCTGCCCGAACGGCTATCGGCACGCCCCTAG